The genomic segment ATATATAAATTAATTTACACTAACCAAACATTTACTTAACAATTTGGTAACATTGGGGGATTTAAAATTAATGAAATATTCAATTAGTGAGTATAAAAAACTAATTTACAGTAATTTAATTCATTAAATTATCAAAAAAAATAATGCTATCGACAAACGATTTTTTATTCATTTTAGTATTGGTGTTAAAAAAATAGTACTTTTATATTGTAGAATTGAATCAATGAGAAAAATATACTTATCAAGTCTTTTGTTTTTACTTGTGTTTACTTCAAAAATAGTAGCTCAAGAAACAAAACAACAATTTAAACTTCAAGAAATACCAATTGAAGGTTTAAGCTTGTACCCTAATCCTGTAACTCACGGTAAAGTATATATTTCTTCTAAAAA from the Flavobacterium ammonificans genome contains:
- a CDS encoding T9SS type A sorting domain-containing protein, with amino-acid sequence MRKIYLSSLLFLLVFTSKIVAQETKQQFKLQEIPIEGLSLYPNPVTHGKVYISSKNDLDKEIQIFDVLGKKVLHTQLNSKELNLSSLSPGVYIIKIREEDHTATRKLIIR